TGACCAGCGTCTGGCCGGTTTCCTGCTGATCGATACTGTCTGCCATGGTCCGCACACTCTGCACACCCTTAAGGGATCGAGCAAGCGTCTTGTGGTGCTCGAAAGCGAGCCGCAGCGCCTCTCGTGAGACCGCCTGCTCTATGCGCAGATCGCGTAGAGTCTGAGGGATGGTGGTCGGGCGGATCATCTTGTTTCTAAGGCTGTTTCTAAGGCGGGCTTCATCAAAATCAAACGGCACCCATCTGCCGATGCCGGTAGTCTTCGCCTCGGCAAGCACGTTACAGATCGAATAGCTCATACCCAGGTTTGCACTTACTGTGCGGTTGTATATTCCGCCGAAGACTGAGAAGACATCTGTAGTCGCTCCGCCTATATCGGCTGCCAGCACGTTGATGTCTAACTGTTCGGCTACTGTCTGAATGATCTTGCCCACTGCGTTAGGGGTGGACATGATTCCCGAGCTGACCCAGTCACTGAGCTTGCTGTAACCCGGGGCCTGCTGCATAACGTGCTGAAGGAAGAGCTCGTGAATGGCTTCGCGCGCGGGGTCGAGATTTTCACGGTCGAGCGAGGGGCGCAGGTTATCGACCACGCGCAGGTCTACTCTCTTATCGAGCACCTCTGCGACAGGCTCGCGCGCGTCCTTGTTACCCGCGTAGATGACCGGTATGTTCATACCGATCCCGAGTCTGGGTCGGGGGTCTGCGGATACGAGCATCTCTGATAGTTCGACGAGGTGCTTCACCGTGCCGCCGTCTGTGCCGCCGCTCATCAAAATCATATCAGGTCGAAGCTCCCTGATGCGCTTGACCTTTTCAAAGTCCTTGCGGCCGTCGTCTACTGCTATAACATCTATAATAATCGCGCCCGCGCCGAGCGCTGCACGCTCCGCACTCTCCGCGCTCATAGCCTTGACCACGCCCGCGACGGTCATCTGCAGCCCGCCGCCCGCGCTGGAAGTTGATAGATATATGTCTACACCCGAGCCGTCATCCTGGGTCGGCGTTATGATATGGCTGCTTCCATCCAGAATACGCTTGCCCGCAAGCTCCTCTACCTCTCTGACGGCGTTTACTACACCCACGGTTACATCATCAAAAGGAGCCTCGACAGTAGTAGGCGCTTCACCTCTCACTACAAGCCGATACTCATCACCCTGTTTTTCAATTAAAATTGCTTTGGTTGTTGTGCTGCCACAGTCGGTGGCCAGTATGCTTTTGATCTGCGTCATTGATCACCATGTTTTGTTTGCAGTGAATATGTACAGATTCTACCATTTGTAGGTGTTTGGGGCAATGGGTTTTGTGCTTGAAATAAGATATTGAGGGTTCAAGGGGGTTACTGCGATTTAGGCCATCGCCCGAGTGCTTTCAAAATCTTGGGCCAGTCGGTGCGGCCTGGATTCTCCCGATACGAGTGTCCGATTGTACGAAACACCTTATGCGCCCACTGGTGCTGGTCTTCGCTCCCTTGCGATTCCAACATCCATAAAGATTGTGCATACTTTTTCCTCTCTTCGCTACTGGACAGGCACTTTAGCACAGCGATCATTGCCTCGTCAGGCACATACCAACGGGTCTGGAAATTTGCAGAGTAGTCTCTATGTATGCCGATATTGCTTTTGCACAGGCTGACCCAGTGATGAACATGATGCGGATCGACATGCTTTTTCCAATAGGCAGCCAGAGGTCCTTCTTGCGTTTTGACCGGTAAGTTGAATGATGCGATTTTCGTGCGTGATTCGACTGCTCCGCAATATGGACAGCGGTAACGAGTCCATTCCCATGTATAGGAAATACATGTTATGGCAATCAGACCAATTAAGAGAACAAATGGAGTTAAGAGCTTCTTGGTCATGTCCTTATCATTCAACAAAGACCTTACAGATATTTACACTTTCCACTCTTTTTCAGGTATCCCGGCATTAATGAAAATATTGCGCAGTGTTCCCAATGGTAAGTCACGACCAGCGTGCTCAGGCACGATAACCTGTACTTTACGCTCCGAATTACGCCATTTACGGTGGCTGCCTTGCTGAGAGACAAGCTCAAATCCATAACGATGAAGAATCTCTTCAACGTCACGGCATTTAATTCTGCGTATGCGTTCTCCCATTAGGCTGCTATCTCAGTAATTATCGCTTCCGAAGAGACCTCGATTGGGTCCTGCTGAAGATAAAGGGCAATGGCCTCGCGGATATTCACCAGGGCTTCTTCCTGTGTTGTCCCTGCCGAAACGCATCCAGGCAGTTCCGGGCACCAAACCGCCCAGTCGCCGGTCTCGGTGTCTTGTTCAAGCACTACTCGCCATTTCATTATTGCTACGCCTCCATGACTCGTTCGCTGTGGGTATTTTACCATGACACTGATAGTAAACGCCTAATCCTCTAATGGGTTTTGTCTCTCTTAGCTATCTTTTCCAATTCTTTGTCGGGAAGGCCATCATACAGTTCATTAATATGTTTCGGCTGAGCTATCATAATTTCGGCAATCAGATTTACAAGGCCGAATAGTTTGCTTACTGTTTCGGAGTCGTCCAATAGGTCCAGCTTTCCAGGATGGACCGCGTTGTTTCCAACAACTCTCACTATATCAAGCGCCTTTTGCACTTGTTCGGGCAGACCTTTATTTACAAGGTTCTTTATGTCTTCATTTATGCTTGTTCCATTCTCGCCTAAGTGTTTGCAGAGCTTTTCTATTGCGAGGCGAAGCAAGGCTGCAGCGCTTCTCGGGGATATTCCGGCAATTGAGCGGGCTTCTTCATAATCAGCCAGTATATCAGGCGGAAGATCGCTGTTCGGCAGAGGAGCTGTTCCACAGAATGGATCTATCGTCTGCCAATTACCATTGATGCATCGCCATATTGTATCCATATAGCAATGGCTGCAATTTGAAAACCTTATGTCTTCCTTCCATGTATTATGGCCATG
The Armatimonadota bacterium DNA segment above includes these coding regions:
- a CDS encoding glutamate mutase L yields the protein MTQIKSILATDCGSTTTKAILIEKQGDEYRLVVRGEAPTTVEAPFDDVTVGVVNAVREVEELAGKRILDGSSHIITPTQDDGSGVDIYLSTSSAGGGLQMTVAGVVKAMSAESAERAALGAGAIIIDVIAVDDGRKDFEKVKRIRELRPDMILMSGGTDGGTVKHLVELSEMLVSADPRPRLGIGMNIPVIYAGNKDAREPVAEVLDKRVDLRVVDNLRPSLDRENLDPAREAIHELFLQHVMQQAPGYSKLSDWVSSGIMSTPNAVGKIIQTVAEQLDINVLAADIGGATTDVFSVFGGIYNRTVSANLGMSYSICNVLAEAKTTGIGRWVPFDFDEARLRNSLRNKMIRPTTIPQTLRDLRIEQAVSREALRLAFEHHKTLARSLKGVQSVRTMADSIDQQETGQTLVNMMSLDMIIGSGGVLSHAPRRVEAAYMMLDAYQPEGVTMLAVDSIFMMPQLGVLSVVHPEAAAQVFERDCLIKLGHVIAPIGRIKHGESACSVTIGDKTHEVAFGSLKLVPIPAGESVDAVIKPARKLDVGEGRGKEKNCKIEGGVVGLIIDCRGRPMALPEDPSARIAKLIEWHKALGMEAE
- a CDS encoding type II toxin-antitoxin system HicA family toxin gives rise to the protein MGERIRRIKCRDVEEILHRYGFELVSQQGSHRKWRNSERKVQVIVPEHAGRDLPLGTLRNIFINAGIPEKEWKV
- a CDS encoding type II toxin-antitoxin system HicB family antitoxin gives rise to the protein MKWRVVLEQDTETGDWAVWCPELPGCVSAGTTQEEALVNIREAIALYLQQDPIEVSSEAIITEIAA
- a CDS encoding DUF4145 domain-containing protein, translated to MTPFTPPEYNKDAFNCPFCGAYAKQNWADVHGHNTWKEDIRFSNCSHCYMDTIWRCINGNWQTIDPFCGTAPLPNSDLPPDILADYEEARSIAGISPRSAAALLRLAIEKLCKHLGENGTSINEDIKNLVNKGLPEQVQKALDIVRVVGNNAVHPGKLDLLDDSETVSKLFGLVNLIAEIMIAQPKHINELYDGLPDKELEKIAKRDKTH